From a region of the Methanobrevibacter thaueri genome:
- a CDS encoding site-2 protease family protein — MFKFTASEVRDLIIAFIIISLCFAIVNGGRDVNAILSILPIVMVGVGAGFILHELGHKFVSMKYGYWAEFKLWPQGLIFALITSFFGFVFAAPGAVYTYANYMTDEINGKISIAGPVVNIALALIFLGIATAVYPSALYSETYALVFIICAVGYSINSFLAVFNLLPIGNLDGSKVMAWNFGIWVVTIAIAGILTLMSMTIGVQNIVRLIIGM; from the coding sequence ATGTTTAAGTTTACAGCAAGTGAAGTTAGAGATTTAATAATTGCATTCATCATCATTTCACTTTGTTTTGCAATAGTGAACGGTGGAAGAGATGTAAATGCAATATTATCTATTTTGCCTATTGTTATGGTTGGTGTGGGAGCAGGTTTTATCCTACACGAGCTTGGACACAAATTCGTGTCAATGAAATATGGATACTGGGCCGAATTTAAATTATGGCCTCAAGGATTGATATTCGCACTCATCACTTCATTTTTCGGCTTTGTATTCGCAGCACCTGGTGCTGTATACACCTACGCCAATTACATGACCGATGAGATAAACGGTAAGATATCCATTGCAGGACCTGTCGTCAACATTGCTCTTGCACTGATATTCCTTGGGATTGCAACAGCAGTTTATCCTTCCGCATTATATTCAGAAACCTACGCATTGGTATTCATCATCTGTGCAGTTGGATATTCCATCAACAGTTTCCTGGCCGTGTTCAACCTATTGCCTATCGGAAACCTGGATGGATCAAAGGTAATGGCATGGAATTTCGGAATTTGGGTTGTCACTATAGCAATAGCTGGAATTTTGACCTTAATGTCCATGACAATCGGCGTTCAAAATATTGTTAGATTAATTATAGGAATGTAA
- a CDS encoding YcaO-related McrA-glycine thioamidation protein, which produces MTEKLTYFKGTHRVIAPKKTVEINEDKLKTVGITRVADITDLDRIGMPVFTAIRPTAEDGAISIYGGKGISKDHAKASAMMEGFERYSAEKQESDDTIFATPNEIGEKGEYIEPKSLNLPQKFEKADLGDTRFEWNLAHDIITGNDYYVLSNAVFHPYNHDSDVESLFKSNTNGLASGNVLEEAILHGIFEVIERDAWSIFEMTHKNYSQINIDSIESELINEIIDKFESQGIKIKLMDFTADINIPTIAASADDTVTRDAGLLTLGIGTHLDPEVAILRALTEVAQSRATQINGAREDTVRADFAREAGYERMKRINKYYFRQEEEQINLSDIENKSTTSIDEDIDIVKEELIANDIKHVLYTDLTRPEVDVSVVRVIIPEMEVYAIDPSRAGYRFLKV; this is translated from the coding sequence ATGACTGAAAAACTCACATACTTTAAAGGAACCCATAGGGTAATAGCTCCTAAAAAAACCGTTGAAATCAACGAGGACAAGCTGAAAACCGTTGGAATAACACGTGTTGCCGACATTACTGATTTGGATAGAATCGGAATGCCGGTATTTACAGCTATCCGACCAACCGCTGAGGATGGGGCAATCAGCATTTACGGTGGAAAGGGAATCAGCAAGGATCATGCCAAGGCTTCAGCCATGATGGAAGGTTTTGAGAGATATTCCGCCGAAAAGCAGGAAAGCGACGATACCATCTTTGCAACCCCAAACGAGATTGGCGAGAAGGGAGAATATATTGAGCCCAAATCATTGAACCTACCTCAGAAATTTGAAAAGGCAGATTTGGGAGACACCAGGTTCGAATGGAATTTGGCCCATGACATAATCACAGGCAATGATTATTATGTACTGTCAAATGCGGTTTTCCACCCATATAATCATGACAGCGATGTTGAAAGCCTTTTCAAGTCAAATACAAACGGACTTGCTTCCGGAAACGTTCTTGAGGAAGCGATATTGCATGGAATATTTGAGGTTATCGAAAGGGATGCATGGAGCATTTTCGAGATGACTCACAAGAACTATTCCCAAATCAACATAGACAGCATTGAAAGCGAGTTGATTAATGAGATTATTGACAAGTTCGAATCACAGGGAATCAAGATCAAACTGATGGACTTCACTGCAGACATAAACATTCCTACAATAGCCGCCTCAGCAGACGATACCGTGACAAGGGATGCGGGACTTCTGACATTGGGTATCGGAACCCACCTTGACCCGGAAGTCGCAATATTGAGAGCCTTGACTGAAGTTGCGCAAAGCAGAGCAACACAAATCAACGGTGCCCGTGAAGATACCGTCAGAGCCGATTTCGCCCGTGAAGCCGGCTATGAGAGAATGAAAAGAATCAACAAGTATTACTTCAGACAGGAAGAGGAGCAAATCAACCTCTCAGACATTGAAAACAAGTCCACCACTTCAATCGATGAGGATATTGATATTGTCAAGGAGGAACTGATTGCAAATGACATCAAGCATGTCCTATACACAGATTTGACAAGGCCTGAAGTCGATGTGAGTGTTGTTCGCGTAATCATTCCCGAAATGGAAGTCTATGCAATTGACCCTTCAAGGGCAGGCTACAGATTTTTAAAAGTATGA
- a CDS encoding TfuA-related McrA-glycine thioamidation protein produces MKILIYTGLSIPFDEARQILDSSDDVEVIYKRPIKRGDLGHDIKENPDIIGIIDGVFHQNSAVGHREILDVMKRGVKVFGASSMGALRASELDSLGMQGIGYCYNQYASGAIDSDDDVAVMLDSESLEALSVPLISMDYVFANAVSENILTQDEKDELVEISKSTFYPKRNYANTLAKSSLDDEKKSKLINFIRESEDIKKQDAKELLNFIKNYINE; encoded by the coding sequence ATGAAAATTTTAATTTATACAGGATTGTCAATTCCTTTTGATGAGGCTCGCCAAATCCTCGATTCCAGTGATGATGTTGAGGTCATCTACAAAAGACCAATCAAAAGAGGGGATTTGGGCCATGACATCAAGGAAAATCCGGACATTATTGGCATAATCGATGGGGTTTTCCATCAGAACTCCGCTGTGGGCCATCGTGAAATCCTTGATGTGATGAAAAGGGGTGTCAAGGTGTTTGGAGCCTCAAGCATGGGTGCGTTGAGGGCATCCGAACTGGACAGCCTCGGAATGCAGGGCATCGGGTACTGCTACAATCAGTATGCAAGCGGAGCCATCGATTCTGATGATGACGTTGCCGTGATGCTTGACAGCGAAAGCCTGGAGGCACTGTCCGTGCCTTTGATAAGCATGGATTATGTTTTTGCAAATGCCGTGTCTGAAAACATCTTGACACAGGATGAGAAGGACGAACTGGTTGAGATTTCCAAATCAACATTCTATCCGAAAAGGAACTATGCCAACACTTTGGCCAAATCCAGTTTGGATGATGAGAAAAAATCCAAATTGATTAATTTTATTCGTGAAAGCGAAGACATCAAAAAGCAGGATGCAAAGGAATTGCTCAATTTTATCAAAAACTACATTAATGAATAA
- a CDS encoding CBS domain-containing protein: protein MLVKRTMSKNVVSVSVPGNREKVLDLMRKENKAVLPVVKEDTDILVGLVTRSDLINNPDEEQIAMLMTRDLITVKPGDDVVDAARLMMENNVRRVPVVNDDGELVGIITSFDIVSKALTKIEVNQAVEDFMITTVPTTWEKAPLNVAFETMNQFGLKSVLALDDDAKLSGILTETDFISEIEIISERSEHSSTVGTEGDKWSWDSTSVLYIEKNHLKFTDKVVADVAVSNVEVANSKTKVTDCAKKMKSLNIEQIPVIGVEGDLVGLVRASDLIKALVE from the coding sequence ATGTTAGTTAAAAGAACAATGTCTAAAAATGTAGTTAGCGTTTCCGTTCCGGGAAATCGTGAAAAAGTTTTAGACTTAATGAGAAAAGAAAACAAAGCAGTGCTTCCTGTAGTTAAAGAAGACACTGATATTTTAGTAGGACTAGTAACTCGTTCTGACTTAATTAATAATCCTGATGAAGAACAAATTGCAATGTTGATGACCAGGGATTTGATTACTGTTAAACCTGGTGACGATGTGGTTGATGCTGCTCGTCTTATGATGGAGAATAACGTTAGAAGAGTTCCAGTTGTAAACGATGACGGCGAATTAGTAGGTATTATCACATCTTTTGATATAGTATCCAAGGCTTTAACCAAAATTGAAGTAAATCAAGCTGTTGAAGATTTCATGATCACTACTGTTCCAACAACCTGGGAAAAAGCTCCATTAAATGTTGCTTTTGAAACCATGAATCAATTTGGTTTAAAATCTGTTTTGGCATTAGATGATGATGCAAAGTTATCAGGAATTTTAACCGAAACCGATTTCATATCCGAAATCGAAATCATCTCTGAAAGAAGCGAACACAGTTCCACAGTAGGTACTGAAGGGGACAAATGGTCCTGGGACAGTACTTCCGTCTTGTACATTGAGAAAAATCACTTGAAATTCACAGACAAAGTAGTTGCTGACGTTGCAGTAAGCAATGTTGAAGTGGCAAACTCCAAAACCAAAGTCACAGACTGCGCTAAAAAAATGAAATCCTTAAACATTGAGCAAATTCCTGTTATCGGTGTTGAAGGAGACTTAGTGGGACTTGTAAGGGCAAGCGACTTGATTAAAGCATTAGTAGAATAA
- a CDS encoding universal stress protein — MYKKILVPTDGSEFAEKAQRHALFLAKVSGAEIVAVSVTENNFVNGLPLDDEVYQLNQILNERSEENLKEFDKLNEDNIKITHVIREGSPAKVILEVAKEENVDLIVMGSSGKSGFDRFIMGSVADKVVNSAKCAVLVVH; from the coding sequence ATGTATAAAAAAATATTGGTCCCTACAGACGGGTCCGAATTTGCAGAAAAAGCTCAGAGGCATGCCTTGTTTTTGGCAAAGGTCAGTGGAGCTGAAATAGTTGCTGTGAGTGTCACAGAGAATAATTTTGTTAACGGGCTTCCATTAGATGATGAAGTATACCAGTTAAATCAAATTCTCAATGAGAGATCTGAAGAAAATCTCAAGGAATTTGACAAGTTAAATGAGGATAATATAAAAATTACCCATGTAATTAGAGAGGGGTCACCTGCTAAAGTAATTTTAGAGGTTGCAAAAGAAGAAAATGTTGACCTGATCGTGATGGGTAGTTCCGGAAAATCTGGTTTCGATAGATTTATTATGGGTAGTGTAGCGGACAAGGTTGTAAATTCAGCCAAATGCGCAGTACTCGTAGTTCATTAA
- a CDS encoding amidohydrolase family protein, translating into MFTIANGIILKGQDLLPVRENVVVDDGKIIEISKEAKEGKIIDVDGAVVCPSFINGHIHIGDSIIKDEGYGLSLSEMVRPPDGVKHVALSNAEDDELIEAMRQSMIDMINSGTTHFIDYREGGIEGVKLLRKASADLPIKPIILGRDDSFYGDDPDLSKVKVAIRKLLKIADGIAPSGFGEITSEVADLIVEECNRQGKISSIHVAESESNQIDSLNDFGVSEIAKGVESDFSQLVHLTNPKGDDLESVASSNQNVVVCPRANATLNVGVTPVGRMLDLGIRPLLGTDNVMLNSPNMLRELEFSLKIMSVYYKSYINPQELLKMATTNVCGFKINDVVQKSLISEGDFAQFIIFKSFSKNPYLNICNRQETKTILYTINKKFSI; encoded by the coding sequence ATGTTTACTATAGCAAACGGAATTATATTGAAAGGCCAGGATTTGCTTCCCGTCCGTGAAAACGTTGTTGTGGACGACGGGAAAATCATTGAAATCTCAAAGGAGGCCAAGGAAGGAAAAATCATTGATGTTGATGGTGCGGTCGTCTGCCCATCATTTATCAACGGCCATATCCATATTGGGGATTCCATCATCAAGGATGAGGGCTATGGCCTTTCACTCAGTGAGATGGTCAGGCCTCCCGATGGCGTCAAGCATGTTGCACTTTCCAATGCAGAGGATGACGAATTGATTGAGGCAATGAGACAGTCCATGATTGACATGATCAATTCCGGAACCACACACTTCATCGACTATAGGGAAGGAGGCATCGAGGGAGTCAAGCTTTTGAGAAAGGCTTCTGCAGATTTGCCAATCAAGCCGATAATCCTTGGTCGTGACGATAGCTTTTATGGTGATGATCCGGATTTAAGTAAGGTTAAGGTTGCTATTCGTAAACTATTGAAAATCGCTGATGGAATTGCTCCAAGCGGGTTTGGCGAAATTACTTCTGAAGTTGCCGATTTGATCGTTGAGGAGTGCAATAGACAAGGCAAGATTTCATCGATTCATGTTGCGGAATCCGAATCCAATCAGATAGATTCATTGAATGACTTTGGTGTCAGTGAAATAGCCAAAGGTGTTGAATCCGATTTCAGCCAATTGGTTCATCTCACAAACCCCAAAGGAGATGATTTGGAATCAGTGGCATCTTCAAATCAGAACGTTGTGGTTTGTCCAAGGGCAAACGCTACATTGAATGTCGGTGTGACACCTGTGGGCAGGATGCTTGATTTGGGAATCAGGCCATTGCTTGGAACCGACAATGTCATGCTCAATTCACCGAACATGCTGAGGGAATTGGAGTTCAGCTTAAAGATAATGTCCGTATATTATAAAAGCTATATCAATCCTCAGGAGCTGCTGAAGATGGCCACAACCAACGTCTGTGGCTTCAAAATTAATGATGTTGTTCAGAAATCATTAATATCTGAGGGTGATTTTGCACAGTTTATAATTTTCAAGTCTTTTTCTAAAAATCCTTACCTAAATATATGCAATAGGCAAGAAACGAAAACTATATTATATACCATTAACAAAAAATTTAGCATATAA
- a CDS encoding zinc ribbon domain-containing protein codes for MKTGNVYRVKYNNKDYGEFSKLSDALYERDALFFCNFDYDLLVECDLENKYENMELPPFPERRPKGRIKGTKVNKKEREGEILFNHKIRKFYIKKGDDILGYYDSMTEAFYYKKLLMDNNWDMNVLKSHITERIDVNIIIDQTKEYKVQLNFCPKCKSRLKIGEEECPSCGINIKEYLYKNN; via the coding sequence GTGAAAACCGGTAATGTATACAGAGTTAAATATAACAATAAGGACTATGGGGAGTTCAGTAAATTATCCGATGCATTATATGAAAGGGACGCACTGTTTTTCTGTAACTTCGATTATGACCTGCTTGTTGAATGCGACCTTGAGAACAAATATGAGAATATGGAATTGCCGCCGTTTCCCGAAAGGCGACCTAAAGGCAGGATCAAGGGAACCAAAGTCAACAAGAAGGAAAGGGAAGGGGAAATCCTATTCAATCATAAAATCAGGAAATTCTATATCAAAAAGGGCGATGACATCCTTGGATATTATGACTCAATGACCGAGGCGTTCTACTATAAGAAACTGCTGATGGACAACAATTGGGACATGAATGTCCTGAAATCCCACATCACCGAAAGAATTGACGTCAACATCATCATTGACCAAACTAAAGAGTATAAAGTCCAACTCAACTTCTGTCCTAAGTGTAAAAGCAGACTTAAAATTGGCGAAGAGGAATGTCCTTCCTGCGGTATTAACATTAAGGAATATCTATACAAAAATAATTAA
- the carB gene encoding carbamoyl-phosphate synthase large subunit codes for MPVDKDIKKVLIIGSGPIQIGQAAEFDYSGSQACKSLREEGIETVLVNSNPATIQTDLGMADTVYTEPLTPEVVAKIIEQENIDAILPTMGGQTGLNIATGLGDLGLLEGIKVIGSDVQTIKDVEDRDLFANLMEEIGEQIPKCHAVESVDEALEAVKDIGYPVIVRPAFTLGGTGGGIAHNEEELIEIANHGLDMSFINQVLIDESVLGWKEIEFEVMRDKEDTCIIVCTMENIDPMGIHTGDSVVVAPIQCLCDETIQKMRDASIKIIRALGIRGGCNIQFALNPETDEYKVIEVNPRVSRSSALASKATGYPIAKISSKVALGLTLDEIKNDITKETPASFEPAIDYVVIKIPRWPFDKFKGISRQVGVQMKATGEVMAIGRTFEEAFQKALRSLDMGFDGFEYVEYTEEDLANPTDLIYFQIYSAIKDGMDIDKIRELTKIDNFFLYKIRNIVNFENDVSADKLDDEEYLRKAKQIGCSNKRLADLSGQTEEYIRNLLNKYNIKQSYKMVDTCAAEFEAKTPYYYSSYDMGNELTSTNKKKVVILGAGPIRIGQGIEFDYCCVHSSLALKEDGIETILINNNPETVSTDYDISDKLFFEPLTFEDVMGVIEQEKPDGVIVQFGGQTSINLAVPLANAGVKIWGTSYDSIDRVEDRELFAELLEKLHIHQAPYGTANSFEEAKEIAERITFPVLVRPSYVIGGRAMEIVYDMNELEEYMKEAVKVSPDHPILVDKFLEDAIEVDVDLLCDGDHVFIAGIMEHIEEAGVHSGDSACVIPPQTLPKHILDTIRENSRKLALELDVKGLMNIQYAVKLDEEMVYIIEANPRASRTVPFVSKAIGVPLAKVATWIMNGAKLKDFGLTKEIQIEHVAVKESVFPFLKLPESDTVLGPEMKSTGESIGIDESYGMAFYKSQLSAGMELPKEGKIFISVKESDKKKIRPIAEKAANLGFKIMATDGTGDATGLDSVEKVLKVSQGSPNIRDAILNKEIDLIINTSEGKQSAKDGYIIRRLAIELGIPYVTTLAGARAVLNGIQAVQNNEINVKSLNEYVDGE; via the coding sequence ATGCCAGTTGATAAAGATATTAAAAAAGTATTGATTATTGGTTCCGGACCTATTCAAATCGGACAGGCAGCAGAGTTCGACTATTCCGGTTCACAAGCATGTAAATCATTAAGAGAAGAGGGTATTGAAACAGTACTCGTTAACAGTAATCCTGCTACAATTCAAACCGACCTTGGAATGGCCGATACTGTTTATACTGAACCATTGACTCCTGAAGTTGTTGCAAAAATCATTGAACAAGAAAATATTGACGCTATTTTACCAACCATGGGTGGACAAACCGGATTGAATATTGCAACAGGACTTGGAGACTTAGGATTACTCGAAGGAATTAAGGTCATAGGTTCCGACGTTCAAACAATTAAAGATGTGGAAGACCGTGACTTGTTTGCAAACCTCATGGAAGAAATCGGTGAACAGATTCCTAAATGTCACGCTGTTGAAAGCGTTGACGAAGCGCTTGAGGCAGTTAAGGATATTGGATATCCTGTAATTGTCAGGCCGGCATTCACATTAGGTGGAACCGGCGGGGGAATCGCTCACAACGAAGAGGAATTGATTGAAATCGCAAACCACGGACTTGACATGAGTTTCATTAACCAGGTTCTCATTGACGAATCCGTTTTAGGATGGAAGGAAATCGAATTTGAGGTAATGAGGGATAAGGAAGACACCTGTATCATCGTATGTACCATGGAAAACATCGACCCTATGGGAATCCATACAGGAGACAGTGTGGTAGTTGCCCCAATCCAATGTTTATGTGATGAGACAATCCAGAAGATGCGTGACGCATCAATCAAGATTATCCGTGCACTGGGAATACGCGGAGGATGTAACATTCAATTTGCCTTAAATCCGGAAACCGATGAATACAAGGTAATTGAAGTAAACCCACGTGTATCAAGAAGTAGTGCGCTAGCATCAAAAGCGACAGGTTATCCGATTGCAAAAATCTCATCAAAAGTTGCACTGGGACTCACCTTGGATGAAATCAAAAACGACATCACAAAAGAGACCCCTGCATCATTCGAACCAGCAATCGACTATGTCGTTATCAAAATCCCAAGATGGCCGTTCGACAAGTTTAAGGGAATCAGCCGTCAAGTGGGAGTTCAAATGAAAGCAACCGGTGAGGTCATGGCTATTGGAAGAACCTTTGAAGAGGCATTCCAAAAAGCATTAAGATCACTTGACATGGGCTTTGACGGATTTGAATATGTCGAATACACAGAGGAAGACCTTGCAAATCCAACAGACCTAATCTACTTCCAAATCTATTCAGCAATCAAGGATGGAATGGACATTGACAAAATCCGTGAACTCACCAAGATTGACAATTTCTTCTTATACAAAATCAGAAACATCGTCAACTTCGAAAATGATGTTTCAGCCGATAAACTAGATGATGAAGAGTACTTAAGAAAAGCAAAACAAATAGGTTGTTCCAACAAACGTTTGGCTGACCTTTCAGGCCAGACCGAGGAGTACATCAGAAACCTGCTCAACAAGTACAATATCAAGCAATCATATAAGATGGTAGATACCTGTGCTGCAGAGTTTGAGGCAAAAACACCATATTACTACAGCAGCTATGATATGGGTAATGAATTGACCTCAACCAACAAGAAAAAGGTAGTGATTTTAGGTGCAGGACCAATCAGAATTGGTCAAGGTATCGAATTCGATTACTGTTGTGTACACTCTTCCCTTGCTTTGAAGGAAGATGGAATCGAAACCATATTGATCAACAACAACCCTGAAACAGTAAGTACAGATTATGACATTTCAGATAAGCTGTTCTTCGAACCGTTAACCTTTGAGGACGTAATGGGTGTAATCGAACAGGAAAAACCTGACGGCGTTATCGTGCAGTTCGGAGGTCAAACCTCAATCAACCTTGCAGTGCCGCTTGCAAATGCAGGAGTTAAGATATGGGGAACTTCATATGACAGCATCGACCGTGTAGAAGACCGTGAACTCTTCGCAGAATTGCTTGAAAAACTCCACATTCACCAAGCTCCATACGGTACAGCAAACTCATTCGAGGAAGCAAAAGAGATTGCAGAAAGAATCACATTCCCAGTTCTCGTACGTCCATCATACGTAATCGGTGGAAGGGCAATGGAAATCGTTTATGACATGAACGAGCTTGAGGAATATATGAAGGAAGCTGTAAAGGTTTCACCAGACCACCCTATTTTAGTGGACAAGTTCCTGGAAGATGCAATTGAGGTCGACGTGGACCTGTTATGTGACGGAGATCACGTATTCATTGCAGGAATCATGGAACACATTGAGGAAGCTGGTGTCCACTCAGGAGACTCCGCATGTGTAATACCTCCTCAAACACTTCCAAAACATATTCTTGACACCATCCGTGAAAATTCAAGAAAACTGGCTTTGGAATTAGATGTTAAAGGTTTAATGAACATCCAATATGCTGTAAAGCTTGATGAGGAAATGGTATACATCATTGAGGCAAACCCACGTGCAAGTAGAACAGTTCCGTTTGTAAGTAAGGCGATCGGTGTGCCTTTGGCAAAAGTCGCAACATGGATTATGAACGGTGCAAAACTAAAAGACTTTGGATTAACCAAAGAAATTCAAATAGAGCATGTCGCTGTAAAAGAATCCGTATTCCCATTCCTGAAATTGCCTGAATCAGACACCGTGCTTGGACCTGAAATGAAATCCACCGGTGAAAGTATCGGTATAGACGAAAGCTATGGAATGGCATTTTATAAGTCACAGCTTTCAGCAGGTATGGAATTGCCTAAAGAAGGTAAGATATTCATCAGCGTTAAAGAATCAGATAAGAAAAAAATCAGACCAATCGCTGAGAAGGCTGCCAATTTAGGATTTAAGATTATGGCTACCGACGGTACTGGAGATGCTACAGGACTCGATTCAGTCGAAAAGGTCTTGAAGGTGTCACAAGGTTCACCTAACATCAGGGACGCCATCTTAAATAAAGAAATTGATTTGATTATCAACACTTCTGAAGGTAAACAATCTGCAAAAGACGGTTATATCATTAGACGTTTGGCTATTGAACTTGGTATTCCTTATGTTACCACATTAGCCGGCGCAAGAGCAGTCTTAAACGGTATTCAGGCTGTTCAAAATAATGAAATCAATGTAAAATCTTTAAACGAATACGTAGATGGAGAATAA
- the carA gene encoding glutamine-hydrolyzing carbamoyl-phosphate synthase small subunit — MVKIAKLALEDGTVLKGEAFGYETTKLGELVFSTGMGGYTESLTDPSFKGEILMSTYPLEGNHGVSEDWYQSDKVQVEGFVCREVCREVSNFGPQKTLDEFLKEFKTPGISGIDTRDLTLKIREKGSFKAAITTEDVDDDKLIEMAKSQPSIEDVDVVPLVSTKEIKMFNEDADKKVALIDCGVKKNIINSFLERDIGVILFPYDIDYKTVLDYSPNGLMITSGPGNPDRVSETIETMKKLSNRLPIFGICMGQQLIAKSFGARSYKMKFGHRGENQPVKDLNTGKVFITSQNHGFTIDKESLKETDLVLTHVNLNDGTPEGISHKELPMRCIQYHPEAGPGPNDTRDTFDEFSKMMDDY; from the coding sequence ATGGTAAAAATAGCTAAATTAGCTTTGGAAGATGGAACTGTTTTAAAAGGTGAAGCGTTCGGTTATGAAACCACCAAATTGGGAGAACTCGTTTTTTCCACAGGTATGGGCGGTTATACCGAATCATTAACTGATCCGTCTTTTAAAGGAGAAATATTAATGTCCACTTACCCATTGGAAGGTAACCATGGAGTAAGTGAGGACTGGTATCAGTCAGATAAAGTACAAGTTGAAGGATTCGTTTGTCGTGAAGTTTGTCGTGAAGTATCTAACTTCGGACCTCAAAAGACTTTGGATGAGTTTTTAAAAGAATTCAAAACTCCAGGAATAAGTGGAATAGACACTCGTGACCTAACACTCAAAATACGTGAAAAAGGTTCATTTAAAGCAGCTATAACAACTGAAGATGTTGATGACGACAAGTTGATTGAAATGGCAAAGTCCCAACCAAGCATTGAAGATGTTGATGTCGTGCCATTGGTTTCAACAAAAGAAATTAAAATGTTCAATGAGGATGCCGACAAGAAAGTTGCTTTAATCGATTGTGGTGTCAAAAAGAACATTATCAACTCATTTTTGGAAAGGGACATAGGAGTAATATTGTTCCCTTATGATATTGATTACAAGACCGTACTTGACTATTCACCAAACGGTTTGATGATTACCTCAGGACCTGGAAATCCTGACAGGGTGTCTGAAACCATTGAAACCATGAAAAAATTATCCAACAGATTGCCTATTTTCGGAATCTGTATGGGACAACAGCTAATTGCTAAATCATTTGGAGCAAGATCCTATAAAATGAAATTTGGACACCGTGGTGAAAACCAGCCTGTAAAAGACTTAAACACAGGAAAAGTGTTTATCACATCACAGAACCATGGTTTTACTATAGATAAGGAATCTTTAAAAGAGACTGATTTAGTATTGACTCACGTTAACTTGAATGATGGAACTCCGGAAGGTATCTCTCACAAAGAGCTTCCAATGCGCTGTATACAGTACCACCCTGAAGCAGGGCCTGGTCCAAATGATACAAGAGACACTTTCGATGAGTTTAGCAAAATGATGGATGATTATTAG